One Leisingera sp. M658 genomic window carries:
- the coaE gene encoding dephospho-CoA kinase (Dephospho-CoA kinase (CoaE) performs the final step in coenzyme A biosynthesis.) has protein sequence MSFSLGLTGSIGMGKSTTAKLFAARECAVWDADAAVHRLYSAGGAAVQAMKTAFPDAIEDDAVNRAVLKRIIGENPDALKHIEAIVHPLVAQDRAEFRKEAQSDILVFDIPLLFETGGDAEMDAVACVFVDAETQKERVLARGTMTVEQFEHILQKQMPIEEKRARADYVIETDTLEHAKAQVTAILADIRSKQANA, from the coding sequence ATGAGCTTCAGCCTCGGCCTTACCGGCTCTATCGGAATGGGCAAAAGCACCACTGCCAAGCTGTTCGCCGCCAGGGAGTGTGCGGTTTGGGATGCAGATGCAGCCGTGCATCGGCTTTACAGCGCGGGAGGCGCAGCGGTTCAGGCAATGAAAACAGCTTTTCCTGATGCGATCGAGGATGACGCGGTAAACCGTGCTGTGTTGAAACGTATCATCGGGGAAAACCCTGATGCACTGAAGCATATCGAAGCCATCGTGCATCCGCTTGTCGCACAGGACCGGGCAGAGTTCCGCAAAGAAGCGCAAAGCGATATCCTGGTCTTTGACATTCCGCTGCTGTTTGAAACGGGTGGTGATGCAGAAATGGATGCGGTCGCTTGCGTGTTCGTGGATGCAGAGACACAAAAGGAACGTGTTCTTGCCCGCGGAACGATGACGGTTGAGCAATTCGAGCATATCCTGCAGAAGCAGATGCCGATTGAGGAAAAACGCGCCCGCGCCGATTACGTGATCGAAACAGACACCTTGGAGCACGCCAAGGCGCAGGTGACAGCAATCCTTGCAGACATCAGGAGCAAACAGGCCAATGCGTGA